In a genomic window of Bacillus rossius redtenbacheri isolate Brsri chromosome 4 unlocalized genomic scaffold, Brsri_v3 Brsri_v3_scf4_2, whole genome shotgun sequence:
- the LOC134542308 gene encoding toll-like receptor 6, whose product MVGARWLCLAAALASLGADTPPPLRYEAPDDCQWWVRDGAAAGGSGDEVALTCKLRTINSEFDTTNFSVIPSEHTTSLRVACNEDMMSRSSLDDRSFAHLSRLRELVLDHCKLARWPAGVLTGLRDLRNLTVRTRNTDWPAMSLEISPESFAPVRQLERLDLSYNNIWSFPAGIFCALTNLVSLNASRNRLQDISEMGFREKAAPPQRLVSTQDEAPGHEPPSPSVSSACSLDVQLLDASFNHFVLMPTNGFSALRRLRELYLHGNEISMVGDRALGGLKDLQVFDISDNKVVALPPELFKDCAPVIKEIYLQNNSISMLAPSLFASLDHLMALDLSRNHLTSAWVNSGTFSGLIRLVLLNLSHNRITKLDPAFFKDLYTLQILNLEHNQIETIPADTFAPMNNLHTLILSYNKLKYLEGYSMNGLFALSLLSLDNNLLERVHPEAFKNCSILQDLNLNGNALTSVPVALRNMQLLRTVDLGENAITDLHNPGFAGMNNLYGLRLIGNQITNLTKNMFANLPSLQILNLARNQIEKVDRGAFDANKNLQAIRLDANLLTDIQGLFEGVGSLLWLNVSDNQLDVFDYSLVPSGLQWLDLHKNNIQDLGNRKELDAELKMETLDASFNRLTRISATNIPNSVELLFLNDNLIHTVEPHTFLKKTNLTRVDLYANQIVSMDLNALGLTTVEQDRPLPNFYIGGNPFQCDCTMEWLQRINKLNRLRQHPNVMDLESIYCKLLYNRHRTYVPLIEAEPSDFLCTYKTHCFALCHCCVFDACDCEMTCPTNCTCYHDQSWSANIVECSNVEYNSMPSRIPMDATEVYLDGNSFGELSSHSFIGRKNLKVLYANNSNIAAIYNHTFSGLRRLTILHLENNRIRRLNGFELQSLENLRELYLQGNRISYIDNRTFVHLQQLEVLRIDGNKLYSFPVWQLSLNPYLVEIGLGDNQWTCDCGFLRTLRAWLQSNLVKVVDAKRVACVFDNVTNMSGPPLAEVNSSSCAAFTGGARAVVESQVIDDYLPLLAATLSVFAASAALVCCGFYYRRELRVWVHARCGLRMCYKTTAFEDEQDRDRLFDAYISYSVKDDAFVAQVLAPGLERGEPRYRLCLHYRDFNVSAYVADTIVEAAESSRRTVVVLSRNFLQSEWCRFEFKSALHEVLKDRRRRLIVVLLGDVPQKDLDPDLRLYLKTNTCIEWGDRLFWQKLRFAMPDARKDPLRRRRRPPAPPPGNPPRSSGATPPPPPPQGKMPPFLPPPHHHHHHHHHGHRVQNGQQTVDRETPRRLPQPLWA is encoded by the coding sequence ATGGTTGGCGCGAGGTGGCTGTGTCTGGCAGCGGCGCTGGCGAGCCTCGGCGCCGACACGCCGCCGCCGCTGCGCTACGAGGCGCCCGACGACTGCCAGTGGTGGGTCCGCGACGGCGCAGCCGCCGGCGGCTCGGGCGACGAGGTGGCGCTCACCTGCAAGCTGCGCACCATCAACAGCGAGTTCGACACCACCAACTTCAGCGTGATCCCGTCCGAGCACACGACGTCGCTGCGCGTGGCCTGCAACGAGGACATGATGTCGCGCAGCTCGCTGGACGACCGCAGCTTCGCGCACCTGTCGCGGCTGCGCGAGCTGGTGCTGGACCACTGCAAGCTGGCGCGCTGGCCGGCGGGCGTGCTGACGGGGCTGCGCGACCTGCGCAACCTCACCGTGCGCACCCGCAACACCGACTGGCCCGCCATGAGCCTCGAGATCTCGCCCGAGAGCTTCGCGCCCGTGCGCCAGCTCGAGCGCCTCGACCTCAGCTACAACAACATCTGGAGCTTCCCCGCGGGCATCTTCTGCGCGCTCACCAACCTCGTGTCGCTCAACGCCAGCCGCAACCGCCTGCAGGACATCAGCGAGATGGGCTTCCGCGAGAAGGCGGCGCCGCCGCAGAGGCTGGTCAGCACGCAGGACGAGGCGCCGGGCCACGAGCCGCCGTCGCCGTCCGTGTCCTCCGCCTGCAGCCTGGACGTGCAGCTGCTCGACGCGTCCTTCAACCACTTCGTGCTCATGCCGACCAACGGCTTCAGCGCGCTGAGGCGGCTGCGCGAGCTCTACCTGCACGGCAACGAGATCTCCATGGTGGGCGACCGGGCGCTGGGCGGGCTCAAGGACCTCCAGGTATTCGACATCTCCGACAACAAGGTGGTGGCACTGCCTCCGGAGCTGTTCAAAGACTGCGCCCCCGTCATCAAGGAGATATACCTGCAGAACAACTCGATCAGCATGTTGGCGCCGAGCCTCTTCGCGAGTCTCGACCATCTCATGGCGCTCGACCTGTCCAGAAACCACTTAACTAGTGCGTGGGTCAACAGCGGAACGTTCTCCGGCCTCATACGGTTGGTGCTTCTTAACCTTTCTCACAACAGAATCACGAAACTCGATCCGGCATTCTTCAAAGATTTGTATACCCTGCAGATACTCAACCTCGAGCACAATCAGATAGAAACTATTCCAGCAGACACATTCGCGCCGATGAACAACCTCCACACCCTAATATTGTCCTACAACAAGCTCAAGTACCTAGAAGGTTATTCCATGAATGGCCTGTTTGCACTGAGTTTGCTGTCGCTGGACAACAACCTGCTGGAAAGGGTCCATCCAGAGGCTTTCAAGAACTGCAGCATCTTGCAAGATTTGAACTTAAATGGAAACGCTCTGACTTCAGTCCCAGTTGCTCTGAGAAACATGCAGTTACTGCGGACTGTCGACCTGGGGGAAAATGCCATCACTGATTTGCACAACCCTGGGTTTGCTGGCATGAATAATTTGTATGGCCTGCGTTTGATAGGTAATCAGATCACAAATCTAACGAAGAACATGTTCGCCAACCTGCCATCTTTACAGATTCTAAATCTAGCTAGAAATCAGATAGAGAAAGTAGATCGAGGTGCATTTGATGCCAACAAGAATCTGCAAGCAATTCGGCTGGACGCGAATCTCTTGACCGACATTCAAGGTTTGTTTGAAGGCGTGGGTAGTTTGCTTTGGCTCAACGTCTCCGATAACCAGCTTGATGTATTTGACTATTCGTTGGTTCCTTCTGGACTGCAGTGGCTCGATCTCCACAAAAACAACATCCAAGACCTCGGCAATAGGAAAGAACTCGATGCCGAACTCAAGATGGAAACACTAGATGCAAGCTTTAACAGGCTGACGAGAATTTCGGCGACAAACATACCCAACAGTGTAGAGCTCTTGTTCCTGAACGACAACCTTATTCATACTGTGGAGCCGCACACATTCCTCAAGAAAACCAACCTCACGAGGGTTGATTTGTACGCGAACCAAATCGTTAGCATGGACCTTAATGCCCTCGGCCTAACTACAGTGGAGCAAGACAGGCCCCTACCGAACTTCTACATCGGTGGGAATCCTTTCCAGTGCGACTGTACGATGGAGTGGCTCCAGAGGATAAACAAGCTAAACCGCTTGCGGCAGCACCCTAATGTCATGGACCTCGAGAGCATTTACTGTAAGCTACTGTACAACAGACATCGCACGTATGTTCCTCTCATTGAGGCTGAGCCTTCCGACTTTCTCTGCACCTACAAGACACACTGCTTCGCCCTGTGCCACTGCTGTGTGTTCGATGCTTGCGACTGCGAGATGACATGCCCCACGAACTGCACCTGCTATCACGACCAGTCGTGGTCGGCCAACATCGTCGAGTGCTCGAACGTCGAATACAACAGCATGCCTAGCCGCATCCCCATGGACGCCACGGAGGTCTACCTCGACGGCAACAGTTTCGGCGAGCTCTCCAGTCACTCGTTCATCGGACGAAAAAATCTTAAAGTCTTGTACGCCAACAACTCCAACATCGCCGCCATATACAACCACACCTTCAGCGGCCTCCGGAGGCTTACAATACTGCACCTCGAGAACAACCGCATTCGACGGCTGAACGGTTTCGAGCTCCAGTCGCTGGAGAATCTTCGAGAGCTGTATCTGCAAGGAAACAGGATCAGCTACATCGACAACAGGACGTTCGTCCACCTGCAGCAGCTGGAGGTCCTGAGGATAGACGGCAACAAGCTGTACAGCTTCCCAGTGTGGCAGCTGTCGCTGAACCCATACCTGGTGGAGATCGGGCTGGGCGACAACCAGTGGACGTGCGACTGCGGCTTCCTGCGGACGCTCCGCGCGTGGCTGCAGAGCAACCTGGTGAAGGTGGTGGACGCCAAGCGCGTGGCCTGCGTGTTCGACAACGTCACGAACATGTCCGGCCCGCCGCTCGCCGAGGTGAACTCGAGCTCTTGCGCCGCGTTCACGGGCGGCGCGCGCGCCGTGGTCGAGAGCCAGGTCATCGACGACTACCTCCCCTTGCTGGCGGCCACCCTCAGCGTGTTCGCGGCGTCGGCGGCGCTCGTCTGCTGCGGCTTCTACTACCGCCGCGAGCTGCGCGTGTGGGTGCACGCCCGCTGCGGCCTGCGCATGTGCTACAAGACCACGGCGTTCGAGGACGAGCAGGACCGCGACCGCCTGTTCGACGCCTACATCAGCTACAGCGTCAAGGACGACGCCTTCGTGGCGCAGGTCCTGGCGCCGGGGCTGGAGCGCGGCGAACCGCGCTACCGGCTGTGCCTGCACTACCGCGACTTCAACGTGAGCGCGTACGTGGCCGACACCATCGTCGAGGCGGCCGAGTCGTCGCGGCGCACCGTCGTCGTGCTGTCGCGCAACTTCCTGCAGTCCGAGTGGTGCCGCTTCGAGTTCAAGTCGGCGCTGCACGAGGTGCTCAAGGACCGCCGGCGGAGGCTCATCGTCGTGCTGCTGGGCGACGTGCCGCAGAAGGACCTGGACCCGGACCTGCGGCTGTACCTCAAGACCAACACCTGCATCGAGTGGGGGGACCGCCTGTTCTGGCAGAAGCTGCGGTTCGCCATGCCGGACGCGCGCAAGGACCCTCTGCGGCGGCGACGCCGGCCCCCGGCGCCGCCGCCCGGCAACCCCCCTCGCAGCTCGggcgcgacgccgcccccgccgccgccgcaggGCAAGATGCCGCCGTTCCTGCCGCCCCcgcaccaccaccatcaccaccaccaccacggccACCGCGTCCAGAACGGCCAGCAGACTGTCGACAGGGAGACGCCTCGAAGACTGCCGCAGCCTCTGTGGGCGTAG